In one Echinicola marina genomic region, the following are encoded:
- a CDS encoding PASTA domain-containing protein, protein MSTIKAGTKKILTHLIIILGLLFALLFFFFEVYLPGYTNHGETVTVPDLENFHYDEIEDYLDDRDLRYEVSADSGFVADAKPLSVLKQNPRPGAKVKQGRKIYITLNAQNAPLIKMPNLVNSPLENAQEVLANYGLVRGEIIYVPDIAPNVVLDQKLHGRTIKEGFEIPKGSQIDLVVGDGLGKQTLAIPNLVGMEESDAEFLVVGSGLRLGRISYVPSDTVPKGTIIKQLPPPGIKAKTGELIDVWISELANENNF, encoded by the coding sequence ATGAGTACTATAAAAGCAGGCACAAAAAAAATCTTAACCCACCTCATCATCATCTTGGGATTATTATTTGCCTTATTATTTTTCTTTTTTGAGGTGTACCTACCTGGATATACCAATCACGGAGAGACGGTAACCGTACCTGATTTAGAGAATTTTCATTATGATGAAATCGAAGATTATTTGGATGATCGCGATTTAAGGTATGAAGTTTCCGCCGATAGTGGATTCGTGGCTGATGCCAAACCACTCTCTGTCCTCAAGCAAAATCCAAGGCCAGGTGCCAAGGTCAAGCAAGGTAGGAAAATTTACATTACCTTGAATGCCCAAAACGCACCTTTGATCAAAATGCCTAATTTGGTCAATAGCCCCTTGGAAAATGCACAAGAAGTGCTGGCCAATTATGGTTTGGTTAGGGGAGAAATCATTTATGTTCCGGATATTGCCCCAAATGTAGTATTGGACCAAAAACTTCATGGAAGAACGATCAAGGAAGGCTTTGAAATCCCGAAAGGATCGCAGATTGATCTTGTCGTGGGAGATGGATTGGGTAAACAGACCTTGGCCATTCCAAATTTGGTGGGCATGGAAGAGTCAGACGCGGAATTCCTAGTGGTGGGATCAGGGCTTAGATTAGGAAGGATTAGTTATGTTCCTTCTGACACGGTACCAAAAGGCACAATTATCAAACAATTACCTCCTCCTGGCATTAAAGCCAAAACCGGAGAATTAATAGATGTATGGATTTCAGAATTAGCAAATGAAAACAATTTTTAA
- a CDS encoding NifU family protein — MDTELIGKIETALDTIRPYLEADGGNVKIVGLTEEMVLQLELTGTCSSCPMSTMTLKAGVEEAVKKAIPEINRVEAINISVAE; from the coding sequence ATGGATACTGAATTAATTGGAAAAATAGAAACGGCACTGGATACCATTCGCCCCTATTTAGAAGCAGACGGTGGTAACGTGAAGATTGTGGGCCTAACTGAGGAAATGGTATTGCAACTTGAGTTGACGGGAACCTGTAGCTCCTGCCCCATGTCCACCATGACCTTAAAAGCAGGTGTAGAAGAGGCAGTAAAAAAAGCTATTCCTGAAATCAATAGAGTTGAAGCCATCAATATATCAGTAGCAGAATAA
- a CDS encoding rhodanese-like domain-containing protein — protein MEDITVEELKERLDKNEKFAFLDVREEWEYEEDNLGALNIPLAQLPHSLEEIEKYKNEELVVHCRSGARSGNAKQFLETKGYTKVRNVLGGILAYRELEEE, from the coding sequence ATGGAAGACATTACAGTAGAAGAATTAAAAGAAAGGTTAGACAAAAATGAAAAGTTTGCCTTTTTGGATGTTCGCGAAGAATGGGAATATGAGGAGGATAATTTAGGGGCCCTAAACATTCCTTTGGCACAGCTCCCACATTCCTTAGAGGAAATAGAAAAATACAAAAATGAGGAATTGGTGGTCCACTGTCGCTCAGGAGCCAGAAGTGGAAATGCCAAACAATTCTTAGAGACCAAAGGCTATACCAAGGTAAGAAATGTACTTGGTGGAATTTTAGCTTATAGAGAATTAGAAGAAGAGTAG
- a CDS encoding T9SS-dependent choice-of-anchor J family protein, with the protein MKRIILILRIKLVLSFLFFELPPVLAQNIQANIYQTEKSFQKEPEKCAAGYLEAKQEEELGLFGSKDYFEAWMSDKIQSRKLQPQIRSAATEIRKIPVVVHIIHNGEPLGEGANIPLSQIQAQIDILNKDFRRLNEDASNTPAEFLEVAADTYIEFVLAKQDPKGLPTDGINRVQGTKSTYTQADANLISQLSYWDSNEYLNLWVVTLQSPYIGYSSFPISDLDGLNFAPSSNETDGTTIDYRYFGTGGNASSGSLGRTATHEIGHYLGLRHIWGDGGCDVDDYVMDTPDQSSSNTNCRSTPRETCNSRDMIENYMDYTPDRCMNIFTAGQLERMNVVLANSPRRVNLVNGRATQEPVIYPTDLALEQIIAPQNYICSATLNPQISVFNVGINPISSAELVIRLNGQVIEQKRFNLILDQGESAQLEFSSLSLPANENSFEVEILTVNGAADDNNANNNLGSSPQLQVELNLPYAYQSNDFDNLWTVKNEDGGITWTKETLNINGTPQEAIGINFYNYDAAGKRDYLISPQINLSNYPDAQLVFEVAYAPYPQEGLDDALIIGISTDCGNSFDLLNPPYAKTQDSLITAEESEDNYIPSQQTEFRTEIVNLKEYADLGNIRIAFIAVNGYGNNLFIKNISIRPTEEMNYSLALEEVISPSPITDGSQAVEVLRLTNTGTLPVNTFLLDRRVNGASLQTLIAEGNNIAPEESILLELPNALIDGLNEVEYRLHSPNFDQNNNSSSTILRYYVQDADSIQAPWRQYFDNTLELAPWLSLSPEIGENAWELAVKQTGETGDNLASLKIEGSNNSYWIASPLMDLSKAPQASIFFERAASAMQEGSSMKVLLSTDGGVHFDQELAVYTGEELNTIAGSAPVNPNSDEEFMREFIDLSVFTGNEMDHIRLAFVIENAAANSNPVYLDNIEFFLSNNPDPVNPGNGNALVYPNPATDIFNIAFNLEDFEDIRIQVMATSGQVVHDVTYPGTLNQTYSFSTSLFTKGVFIIKIQSESLAITKRLIIH; encoded by the coding sequence ATGAAAAGGATAATACTAATTTTGAGGATAAAGTTGGTCTTGTCCTTTTTGTTTTTTGAACTCCCCCCAGTCTTGGCCCAAAATATCCAAGCCAATATCTACCAAACTGAAAAGAGCTTTCAAAAGGAACCTGAAAAATGTGCTGCGGGGTATTTAGAGGCAAAGCAGGAAGAAGAATTGGGATTGTTTGGTTCAAAAGATTATTTTGAAGCTTGGATGTCAGATAAAATCCAAAGCAGAAAACTACAACCCCAGATCAGATCAGCAGCTACTGAGATCAGGAAAATCCCCGTGGTAGTTCATATAATTCATAATGGTGAGCCATTAGGTGAGGGTGCAAATATCCCACTTTCCCAAATTCAGGCACAAATAGACATTCTCAATAAGGATTTTAGAAGATTAAACGAAGACGCCTCCAATACTCCTGCTGAGTTTTTGGAGGTGGCAGCCGATACTTATATTGAATTTGTGCTGGCCAAACAGGACCCCAAAGGTCTCCCCACTGACGGGATCAACAGGGTACAGGGAACCAAATCAACCTACACCCAAGCAGATGCCAACCTTATAAGTCAATTATCCTACTGGGATTCAAACGAATACCTTAACCTATGGGTAGTAACACTTCAAAGCCCCTACATAGGTTATTCTTCCTTTCCTATTTCTGATTTGGATGGGCTAAACTTTGCCCCAAGTTCAAATGAAACCGATGGAACCACGATAGATTACCGCTATTTTGGAACTGGTGGAAATGCCTCATCTGGCTCTTTGGGCAGAACAGCTACACATGAGATCGGGCACTATTTAGGTTTAAGACATATTTGGGGAGATGGAGGCTGTGATGTTGATGATTACGTTATGGATACTCCCGACCAAAGTTCCAGTAATACCAATTGCCGCTCTACCCCTAGAGAAACCTGTAACTCAAGGGACATGATAGAGAATTACATGGATTATACCCCTGACCGTTGCATGAACATTTTTACTGCTGGCCAGTTGGAAAGAATGAATGTCGTGCTGGCCAATAGCCCCAGAAGGGTCAATCTGGTCAATGGAAGGGCCACTCAAGAACCTGTTATCTATCCCACCGACCTTGCACTTGAACAGATCATTGCTCCTCAAAACTATATCTGCTCCGCTACATTAAATCCCCAAATAAGTGTCTTTAATGTTGGTATTAACCCAATCAGCAGTGCAGAACTTGTCATCCGTCTAAATGGACAGGTCATCGAACAAAAGCGCTTCAACCTAATATTGGACCAGGGTGAATCTGCCCAACTTGAATTTTCAAGCCTGAGCTTACCAGCAAACGAAAACAGCTTCGAAGTTGAAATCCTTACGGTCAACGGTGCGGCTGATGACAATAATGCGAATAATAACCTGGGCTCGTCCCCTCAATTACAAGTTGAATTAAACCTTCCGTATGCCTATCAATCCAATGATTTTGACAATTTATGGACAGTCAAAAATGAGGATGGAGGCATCACATGGACCAAAGAAACCTTAAATATCAACGGTACCCCTCAAGAGGCAATAGGGATCAATTTCTATAATTATGATGCTGCTGGTAAACGGGATTATCTCATTTCGCCACAAATCAATTTAAGCAACTATCCCGATGCCCAATTGGTATTTGAAGTAGCTTATGCTCCCTATCCGCAAGAAGGCTTGGATGATGCTTTGATCATCGGTATATCCACAGATTGCGGAAATAGCTTTGATCTACTCAACCCTCCTTATGCTAAAACCCAGGATAGCCTGATCACAGCTGAGGAAAGTGAAGACAACTATATCCCCTCCCAACAAACAGAATTCAGGACAGAGATAGTTAACCTTAAAGAATATGCAGACCTTGGAAATATCAGGATTGCTTTTATAGCCGTGAATGGCTACGGAAATAACCTTTTTATCAAAAACATCAGTATCAGGCCTACTGAAGAAATGAATTACAGTTTGGCATTGGAAGAGGTCATCAGTCCTTCTCCCATCACTGACGGCTCCCAAGCAGTCGAAGTCCTCAGGCTTACCAATACAGGGACTTTGCCCGTGAATACTTTCCTACTGGATAGAAGGGTAAATGGTGCTAGCTTACAAACACTCATTGCTGAAGGCAATAATATAGCTCCTGAAGAAAGTATCCTGTTAGAACTGCCTAATGCTTTGATTGATGGGCTTAATGAAGTAGAATACAGGCTCCATTCTCCGAATTTCGACCAAAATAACAATAGCTCCAGTACCATCCTAAGGTATTATGTTCAAGACGCTGATAGTATACAGGCTCCATGGCGACAATACTTTGACAATACCCTCGAATTGGCACCTTGGTTAAGTCTTAGTCCTGAAATCGGTGAAAATGCCTGGGAATTAGCTGTAAAACAAACCGGTGAAACAGGGGATAATTTGGCCAGTCTTAAGATTGAAGGCAGCAACAATAGCTATTGGATTGCCTCTCCGCTTATGGACTTGAGTAAAGCACCTCAGGCAAGCATATTCTTTGAAAGAGCAGCCAGTGCAATGCAAGAAGGCAGCAGCATGAAGGTACTCCTAAGTACTGATGGGGGTGTTCATTTTGATCAGGAACTCGCTGTTTATACTGGTGAGGAACTCAATACCATTGCGGGATCTGCTCCTGTTAATCCTAATTCTGATGAAGAATTTATGAGGGAGTTTATTGACCTTTCTGTCTTTACCGGCAATGAAATGGATCATATTCGCTTGGCTTTTGTCATTGAAAACGCAGCAGCCAATTCCAACCCTGTATATTTGGATAATATAGAATTCTTCCTTTCCAATAACCCAGATCCAGTAAATCCTGGAAATGGCAATGCACTTGTCTATCCAAATCCTGCTACAGATATCTTTAATATCGCATTTAATTTGGAGGACTTTGAGGATATACGCATACAGGTAATGGCTACTTCTGGACAAGTGGTTCATGATGTCACCTATCCAGGAACCCTCAACCAAACGTATAGCTTTAGCACCTCCCTGTTTACAAAAGGTGTATTTATTATTAAGATTCAAAGTGAAAGTTTGGCGATTACCAAAAGGTTGATCATTCATTAA
- the dnaG gene encoding DNA primase translates to MSLSNITTEKVKDRADIEEVVNDYVPLKKKGQNLWACCPFHNEKSPSFSVSPAKQIYKCFGCGASGDAIQFVMEVEGIGFNEAIRQLAQKYGIEIEEERAATPEEVQAYNEKESLYIAHSFARDLFSKNLQETDEGKSIGLSYFKERGFNHSTIEKFDLGYAMDSWDNLHKTALKAGHTEDILLKGGLILQKEGDPSRKYDRFRGRVVFTIHNLAGKPIGFGARILTNDKKQPKYINSPETAIYHKSDVLYGMYQAKQSIRNEDNCYLVEGYTDVISMHLSGIQNVVASSGTSLTENQIKLIKRFTDNVTVLYDGDAAGIKASLRGIDMLLEGGLNVKAVVFPDGDDPDSYSRKVGSEAFQQYLNEHARDFIAFKIDLYKEESAHDPIKRADTVRQVVQSVAKIPDPIIRSVYVKESARLLQMEEEIVLAELNKILLKGQKEAYFKGKEQGGPAEPPMDFMAPDTPFETFLPEEKAKISISDSLTLQEREMIRLLVSYGFEKITEDLHVCEYLFEETADLEFETPIYRKIFVEYKRALKKGVLPNPDYFIKLDDGEVKTEVINMISQRHEMSENWQQKHMIYTNREGDNLPKTTFNEIHRLKRRVLEKMVDETIQKIKIAEEQGNIDEVSDFQMVLMALNDSLREINKQLGTVKSR, encoded by the coding sequence ATGTCATTAAGTAATATCACAACAGAAAAAGTCAAAGATAGGGCCGATATTGAAGAGGTGGTCAATGATTATGTGCCTTTAAAAAAGAAAGGGCAAAACCTTTGGGCCTGTTGTCCATTTCATAATGAAAAATCACCATCTTTTTCTGTTTCACCCGCCAAGCAGATTTATAAATGTTTTGGCTGTGGTGCTTCAGGAGACGCCATTCAGTTTGTTATGGAGGTGGAAGGCATCGGTTTCAATGAGGCCATTCGACAATTGGCCCAAAAGTATGGGATTGAGATAGAGGAGGAAAGAGCCGCTACTCCAGAAGAGGTACAGGCCTATAATGAAAAGGAAAGCTTGTACATTGCCCATTCCTTTGCCCGTGATTTGTTTTCCAAAAACCTGCAGGAAACGGATGAGGGTAAGTCTATTGGATTGAGCTATTTTAAGGAACGAGGATTTAATCATTCGACCATAGAAAAATTTGATCTTGGCTATGCTATGGATAGCTGGGATAACCTGCACAAAACAGCTTTAAAAGCAGGACATACAGAAGATATTCTCTTAAAAGGAGGACTAATACTGCAAAAGGAAGGTGATCCTAGTCGTAAATATGATCGCTTTCGAGGGCGGGTGGTGTTTACCATCCATAACCTTGCCGGTAAACCTATAGGTTTTGGGGCAAGGATTCTTACCAATGATAAGAAGCAGCCCAAATACATTAACTCTCCTGAGACGGCCATATATCATAAGAGTGATGTGCTCTACGGGATGTACCAAGCCAAACAGTCTATCCGAAATGAGGATAACTGTTATTTGGTGGAAGGCTATACGGATGTTATTTCCATGCACCTGTCAGGCATCCAAAACGTGGTGGCTTCTTCTGGTACTTCTTTAACAGAAAACCAGATCAAACTGATCAAGCGTTTTACGGATAATGTGACCGTATTGTATGATGGCGATGCGGCTGGTATTAAGGCATCTTTGCGGGGGATAGATATGTTATTGGAAGGGGGGCTGAATGTAAAGGCTGTCGTTTTTCCAGATGGTGATGACCCTGATAGCTACAGCCGAAAGGTAGGTTCAGAGGCTTTTCAGCAGTACCTGAATGAACATGCCCGTGATTTTATAGCCTTTAAAATAGACCTGTACAAAGAGGAATCCGCTCATGACCCCATCAAAAGGGCAGATACAGTGAGGCAGGTCGTTCAGAGTGTAGCTAAAATTCCAGACCCTATTATCAGGTCTGTCTATGTGAAGGAGTCTGCTCGTCTCTTGCAGATGGAGGAGGAAATTGTTTTAGCAGAGCTCAATAAGATATTGCTAAAGGGCCAAAAGGAGGCCTATTTCAAAGGTAAGGAGCAAGGAGGACCGGCTGAACCTCCAATGGATTTCATGGCGCCTGACACCCCTTTCGAAACTTTTTTGCCAGAGGAGAAGGCAAAGATTTCTATTAGTGATTCATTGACGCTTCAGGAACGGGAAATGATCAGGTTACTGGTAAGCTATGGCTTTGAAAAGATCACCGAAGACCTTCATGTCTGTGAATATCTATTTGAAGAAACGGCTGATTTGGAGTTTGAAACCCCGATTTACAGGAAAATATTTGTAGAATACAAACGGGCGCTTAAGAAAGGGGTTTTGCCCAATCCTGATTACTTTATAAAATTGGATGATGGTGAGGTAAAAACAGAGGTGATCAATATGATTTCCCAAAGGCATGAGATGTCAGAAAACTGGCAACAAAAGCACATGATCTATACCAACAGGGAAGGGGACAATCTCCCCAAAACCACCTTCAATGAAATCCATCGGTTAAAGAGGAGGGTGTTGGAGAAAATGGTGGACGAAACCATTCAAAAAATAAAAATAGCGGAAGAGCAGGGGAATATAGATGAAGTGTCAGATTTTCAGATGGTTCTAATGGCACTTAATGATTCCCTTCGCGAAATAAACAAACAATTGGGAACAGTAAAATCAAGGTAG
- a CDS encoding Mrp/NBP35 family ATP-binding protein, whose protein sequence is MIISKEKVLKALSTVEDPDLKKDLVTLGMVQDLVAEGNKLSFKVVLTTPACPLKELIKNNCEEALEKEFGPELELDITMTSNVTTVRDNAPLLPKVKNIIAIASGKGGVGKSTCSSNLAVALAATGAKVGLIDADISGPSIPTMFNVEAEQPAVKQEDGKNIIIPIEQYGVKLMSIGFLTPADSAVIWRGPMASSALKQFISDVEWGELDYLLIDLPPGTSDIHLTMVQTVPVTGAVIITTPQKVALADATKGLSMFKQAQINVPVLGVVENMAYFTPEELPDNKYYIFGKEGGQRLAKKFDVPFLGEIPIVQGIRESGDSGYPAVLKEGLTQEAFSNLAESLARQVAIRNADKNKTKVVQVNS, encoded by the coding sequence ATGATTATAAGTAAAGAAAAGGTACTTAAAGCACTCTCTACAGTAGAGGATCCGGACCTTAAAAAGGACCTGGTAACCTTAGGCATGGTCCAGGACCTTGTGGCAGAAGGCAATAAATTAAGTTTTAAAGTGGTACTTACCACTCCTGCTTGTCCATTGAAGGAACTGATCAAAAACAATTGTGAAGAAGCACTGGAAAAGGAGTTTGGCCCTGAGTTAGAATTGGACATTACCATGACTTCCAATGTCACCACAGTGCGTGACAATGCCCCGCTACTTCCCAAAGTAAAGAACATAATCGCCATCGCCTCGGGCAAAGGTGGAGTGGGGAAATCTACCTGTTCTTCCAACCTCGCTGTTGCATTGGCAGCCACTGGAGCAAAGGTCGGTCTGATAGATGCTGATATCTCTGGTCCATCCATTCCTACCATGTTCAATGTAGAAGCGGAACAGCCTGCAGTGAAGCAAGAAGACGGAAAAAATATCATCATCCCTATAGAACAGTACGGCGTAAAATTGATGTCCATAGGCTTCTTGACTCCAGCAGACAGTGCCGTGATCTGGAGAGGCCCCATGGCCAGTTCTGCCTTGAAGCAGTTCATCAGTGATGTGGAATGGGGAGAGTTGGACTATTTATTGATAGACCTGCCTCCGGGGACTTCCGATATCCATTTGACCATGGTTCAAACCGTACCGGTAACTGGAGCCGTTATTATTACCACACCTCAAAAAGTGGCCTTGGCAGATGCTACCAAGGGTCTTTCCATGTTCAAGCAAGCCCAAATAAACGTACCCGTTTTAGGTGTTGTGGAAAATATGGCTTATTTTACACCTGAAGAATTACCAGATAATAAATACTATATATTTGGAAAAGAAGGTGGACAAAGGCTAGCCAAAAAGTTTGATGTTCCTTTCCTGGGAGAAATACCTATAGTACAAGGAATTAGGGAGAGCGGTGATAGCGGATATCCAGCAGTATTGAAAGAAGGACTGACACAGGAAGCCTTTTCAAATCTGGCGGAATCACTGGCAAGACAGGTGGCCATCAGAAATGCAGATAAAAACAAAACCAAGGTTGTACAGGTTAACAGCTAA
- a CDS encoding T9SS type A sorting domain-containing protein produces the protein MRLKAKIGIYFLIFLPFFTQQALAQLRQLGVDRSTPVSKRKNIQAKVQVTPLLLPFWDDFSSSSIDTTKWINQGANISFGAAIDAPSIGVAVLDGTKSNGQPYSTDITLSGPSDQLTSQVIDLGGLEEHERTSTYFSFFWQAGGKAELPDEADKLALLFLDSLGNWNTAWEQYGGVEIQDFQQEILPLAPIYFHSDFQFKFQNSGRFSGPFDTWLVDYIFLNSGRNPSDLNYQDRALTQANSNFFGKYNTIPLFELNADPTPLLTGIHNQFNNLNDRFRAMEYSILLREKESKALIMSLNANTPFNPVPLANERRDFSSASPTTWNMEEREVAFDMESLVYLSSGDNYLIDEIQDNDTTYHESVDFRINDSIKTTISIQDYYAYDRGTVDYAAGINQRSGMLAVRFESSETAYINAISINFTNAAQSGTAVDLMIWSDPEEPAKFTKEVLIQAKTSLETFTKFELDTAIQVDGVFYVGFMQFTNEFVHIGLDKSNDSSEEVFYNTNGTWQGNTEVKGSLMIRPHLQIDPPEVGEDTQPGSRIEAYPNPATQNRVNIKGEFDLVKMYDAFGREINISVAPSENGKIINFVSKQEGVYFIKAWKGNTTQTIRILVK, from the coding sequence ATGCGCTTAAAAGCTAAAATAGGGATTTACTTTTTGATATTTCTGCCATTTTTCACACAGCAGGCACTAGCACAATTGAGGCAGCTGGGAGTGGACAGGAGCACCCCAGTATCAAAAAGAAAAAACATTCAAGCAAAGGTTCAGGTGACACCTTTGCTTTTGCCATTTTGGGACGATTTCTCTTCCAGTTCTATCGACACCACTAAATGGATCAATCAAGGAGCAAACATAAGCTTTGGCGCAGCCATAGACGCCCCTAGCATCGGCGTAGCGGTGCTGGATGGCACCAAATCCAACGGACAGCCATATAGCACGGACATTACCCTTTCCGGCCCCTCTGATCAGTTGACATCCCAAGTAATTGACTTGGGCGGACTGGAAGAACATGAGAGAACCAGTACTTATTTCAGTTTCTTCTGGCAAGCTGGTGGAAAAGCTGAATTACCTGATGAAGCGGACAAACTGGCGCTTTTGTTTTTGGATTCCTTGGGCAATTGGAATACAGCATGGGAGCAGTATGGTGGCGTAGAAATACAAGACTTCCAACAGGAAATATTGCCTTTGGCACCAATTTATTTCCACAGCGATTTTCAGTTCAAATTCCAAAATTCGGGAAGGTTCTCTGGTCCTTTTGATACTTGGTTAGTTGATTATATCTTTCTGAATAGTGGCAGAAATCCAAGCGATTTGAATTATCAGGACCGAGCCTTAACTCAAGCAAACAGTAACTTCTTTGGAAAATACAATACCATCCCTTTATTTGAGCTAAATGCCGATCCTACTCCCCTTTTGACCGGCATCCACAACCAATTTAATAATCTAAATGATCGGTTCCGGGCAATGGAATATTCCATTCTGCTTAGGGAAAAGGAGAGTAAAGCACTTATCATGAGCTTAAATGCCAATACACCATTTAATCCGGTTCCACTAGCCAATGAACGTAGGGATTTTAGCAGTGCTTCCCCTACTACGTGGAATATGGAAGAAAGGGAAGTAGCTTTTGATATGGAAAGCTTGGTTTATTTAAGTTCGGGAGACAATTATCTCATTGATGAAATTCAAGACAATGATACCACTTATCATGAGTCTGTCGATTTCCGCATCAATGATAGCATCAAAACCACTATTTCCATTCAGGATTATTATGCCTATGACCGGGGCACCGTGGATTATGCCGCTGGTATCAACCAAAGATCTGGGATGTTAGCAGTAAGATTTGAAAGTTCTGAAACTGCATATATCAATGCCATCAGTATCAACTTCACCAATGCCGCCCAAAGTGGGACAGCTGTAGACCTAATGATTTGGTCCGATCCAGAGGAGCCTGCAAAGTTCACAAAAGAAGTATTGATACAAGCTAAAACGTCTCTGGAAACATTTACCAAATTCGAATTGGATACTGCCATACAAGTAGATGGTGTGTTTTATGTGGGCTTTATGCAATTCACCAATGAATTTGTCCATATCGGCTTAGATAAATCCAATGACAGCTCTGAGGAAGTGTTTTATAATACCAATGGCACTTGGCAGGGAAATACAGAAGTAAAGGGTTCTCTAATGATCCGCCCCCACCTTCAAATAGATCCACCAGAAGTTGGTGAAGATACCCAACCAGGCTCAAGAATAGAAGCATACCCGAACCCTGCTACACAAAATAGGGTTAACATAAAAGGAGAATTTGACCTTGTCAAAATGTATGATGCATTTGGCAGGGAAATAAATATTTCTGTAGCACCTTCTGAAAATGGTAAAATCATTAATTTTGTCAGCAAGCAAGAAGGTGTTTACTTTATCAAAGCTTGGAAAGGCAACACTACCCAAACAATTAGAATTTTAGTAAAATAA
- a CDS encoding site-2 protease family protein — MYSKKEYFRHISLFIVTFICATLAGAEWLYGRSLISSENPLTWPYFIKSMAFSIPFIGILLIHELGHLFTSIYHKVKSSLPFFIPFWLGFIGAPSIGTMGAIIKMKSMVSSRKKFFDIGVAGPLAGFIIAFGVLVYGFVNLPEADYIYEIHPEYLDPDYSKEEAAALDIELGYNLLFLVMEKALADPQKMPNMGELIHYPFLFAGYLALFFTALNLLPIGQLDGGHVIFGLFPQTHKLISLVFYSLFMLFAGLGIVNPYMDTSYLLIALPLYIGFVFICFRKTSLSLQSKWALVLSIVVLQYCISYFYPQVEGYNGWLLFGFLLGRVVGIEHPPVIDGRPLNGPRKVLAWLAILIFILCFTPQPFQIS, encoded by the coding sequence ATGTACAGTAAAAAAGAATATTTCCGCCATATATCCCTTTTCATTGTTACCTTTATTTGTGCTACGCTTGCAGGCGCAGAGTGGCTGTATGGAAGGTCTTTGATTTCCAGTGAAAACCCATTGACATGGCCTTATTTTATTAAATCAATGGCCTTTTCTATTCCGTTTATAGGTATACTTTTGATCCATGAATTGGGACATTTGTTTACTTCCATTTATCATAAGGTCAAGTCTTCTCTGCCTTTTTTTATTCCATTTTGGCTGGGCTTTATAGGTGCCCCATCTATAGGAACCATGGGGGCGATCATTAAGATGAAGTCCATGGTCAGTAGTAGGAAAAAGTTTTTTGATATTGGTGTAGCTGGACCTTTGGCAGGATTTATCATTGCCTTTGGGGTTTTGGTTTATGGCTTTGTGAATTTACCTGAGGCAGACTATATCTATGAAATTCATCCTGAGTACCTAGATCCAGATTACAGTAAGGAAGAAGCTGCTGCTTTGGATATAGAACTGGGCTATAATTTGCTTTTTTTAGTTATGGAGAAAGCATTGGCTGATCCTCAGAAAATGCCCAATATGGGAGAATTGATTCATTATCCGTTCTTATTTGCAGGTTATCTCGCCCTGTTTTTTACAGCATTGAACTTATTGCCCATTGGACAATTGGACGGTGGGCATGTGATTTTTGGATTGTTTCCCCAAACTCACAAGCTGATATCCTTGGTCTTTTATAGCCTTTTTATGCTTTTTGCTGGGCTAGGAATTGTCAATCCCTACATGGATACCAGTTATCTCCTTATTGCTTTGCCACTTTATATTGGCTTTGTTTTCATCTGTTTTAGAAAGACCAGCCTTAGTCTTCAGTCCAAATGGGCATTGGTGCTGAGCATAGTGGTCTTGCAATATTGTATCAGTTATTTTTATCCCCAGGTGGAAGGCTATAATGGATGGCTTCTCTTTGGGTTTCTGTTGGGCAGGGTAGTGGGGATTGAACACCCGCCAGTGATTGATGGTAGACCATTAAATGGCCCCAGGAAAGTTCTCGCTTGGTTGGCTATTCTGATTTTTATCCTATGTTTTACTCCCCAGCCTTTTCAGATTAGTTGA